In Pongo abelii isolate AG06213 chromosome 5, NHGRI_mPonAbe1-v2.0_pri, whole genome shotgun sequence, the DNA window CCCAGACGGCCATCACAATCTGGATCATTGGTTTTTTCCACGCCCTGCTGCACTCCGTAATGACTTCTCGCTTGAACTTCTGTGGTTCCAAACGTATCCATCATTTTTTCTGTGATATTAAGCCATTGCTAAAGCTGGCCTGTGGGAACACTGAGCTTAATCAGCGGCTACTCAGTACTGTCACGGGGACAATTGCCATGGGCCCCTTCTTTCTGACACTTCTCTCCTATTTCTACATTATCACCTGTCTCTTCTTCAAGACCCGTTCCTGTAGCATGCTCCGCAAAGCACTGTCCACTTGTGCCTCCCACTTCATGGTAGTTATTCTTTTCTATGCACCTGTTCTCTTCACCTATATTCATCCTGCCTTAGGGAGCTTCATGGACCAGGACCGGATTGTTGCCATCATGTACACTGTGGTCACTCCAGTACTAAACCCACTGATCTATACTTTGAGGAACAAGGAAGTGAAGGGGGCCTTGGGTAGAGTGATCAGAAGGCTTTGATTTGAATAAACCAGAGAACTCTTCTGAGGCATAAATAACCAGCAATGAAAAAGTAGAGATGTGTAATTTTACTGCTTCTCAGATGGTTTATAAGTGTAAAATAGAGGTAactggataaaagaagaaaaagtccaATCTAGTTGTAGTAAACAATACATTTCTAAGTAACATGAGGAATACTTGAATATGCAAGACACTAGCCATGGAACCCTAATGCTGAAAATTTTTTGGAATATCAGTTGATATAATTGACTTGTTATGTATTCTAACATGTACTTGTATGCAATTGTATGTAGAATTTTGCCTATATTGCCCATGTGttatatagatagataatatTTAGGACTGTTTATCTGTAAGATccttttagtttaacatattttaGTCTGATCAATAAAATTgttatgcttttttattttaaggattGTCATGTAGGGCTATGTTTATTCAATTGGAAAAGTAAATGCTAACTtgcatattatttaaataaattttaaagaggtatgtcatgatttctttttagtttggttggtttttgttcttttaatagtgattcaaaatacaaaagacaTAGAAAGGTGTCAAATGTTTCTCCCTCATCTCTGCCCTCCTGCCACTGACTTACTCTTCATATACAATCAATGTAATCAGTTGTTATCTGTCCTCACAGAGATCCTTTATGCTACAAAgtcaaatacaaatattttctttaaaaaagaatggcaacaaaagccagaattgacaaatgggatctaattaaactcaagagcttctgcagagcaaaagaaactaccatcagagtgaacaggcaacctataaaatgggagaaaattttcgcaacctactcatctgacaaagggctaatatccagaatctacaatgaacgcaaacaaatttacaagaaaaaagcaaacaaccccatcaaaaagtgggcaaaggatatgaacagacacttctcaaaagaagacatttatgcagccaaaagacacatgaaaaaatgctcatcatcactggccatcagagaaatgcaaatcaaaaccacaatgagataccatctcacaccagttggaatggcgatcattaaaaagtcaggaaaaaacaggtgctggagaggatgtggagaaataggaacacttttacactgttggtgggactataaactagttcaaccattgtggaagtcagtgtggcgattcctcagggatctagaactagaaatagcatttgacccagcaatccgattactggatatatacccaaaggattataaatcatgctgctataaagacacatacacacgtgtgtttattgcagcactattaacaatcgcaaagacttggaaccaacccaaatgtccaaccatgatagactgcattaagcaaatgtggcacatatacaccacggaatactatgtagccataaaaaatgatgagttcatgtcctttgtagggacatggatgaaattggaaatcatcattctcagtaaactattgcaagaccaaaaaaccaaacaccacatgttctcactcatagatgggaattgaacaatgggaatacatggacacaggaagggggaacatcacactctggggactgttgtggggtgaggggagggggggagggatagcattaggagatatacttaatgctaaatgatgagttaatgggtgcagcacagcagcatggcacatgtatacatatgtaactaacctgcacattgtgcacatgtaccctaaaacttaaagtataataaaaaaaaaaaagaagaatggcaATGAACAATACATGTTATATGAACAAACCAATGTTGAGGGCAATGTGTATCTTGGAGATCTTTCCCTGTTAGTACATAgagcttctttatttttttaacatgcaTGGTGTATGCCAATTTGTTCATGTATTATGCTTGATAGATGAGTCTCCTATCATTGGACATCTGTGTTATTTCCAATCATATGTTGCAGTGTATAATCTTGTGTACATGTCATTCCATATATGTGCAAGTCTATTTGTAGGACAAACTTCCAGACATGGAAATGTTAGGTCAAGGGATATGGTTATTGTAATTCAGATAGATACCACCAAATTGCCCTCCCCAGAGGTTATAAAAAATTTCATTCCCACTTGCAATGTAGAAGTGTTTAGATTTTACACTACATTGAATATGAACGATGCCAGTGACTTATTTTGTAGATGCTTCCCTGAAAATATTCTACTTTTACAGCCTGGTTATGTAACAAATGACATCCTAAAGACATGTTCCATAACATGGAAGTCTGCATAATTTTGCCATTGTTATAGAAAGTTTTCAGACTATTTGAAGCCCAAGCAAGATGGCAACTGGGAGAATGGAAAGCTAAGATTACAGCAATTCTTGTCATTCTTAGCTGGCACGCATGCAACATGAAGTATTTTCCCCTACTTCAGCATAAAATAGTTTAAACTTTCCTCTTACTACACCAACAGTTATTCATGTGAAAAATTAATCAACTgtgttgtttattattttaatcaaacAAAAAAGCTCTATAGGTGTTAGATTTATGAAAGTCCTGCGCAAAAGAACTTTACTAAATAAAGGAAGGGTGCCCTAAGAGACCCACCCTATAGCTAAAGAAAAAGAATCTCACACAGAGGACATGCTGCAGAGAGAATGAGCTACTGAAACACACTGGAatgtttcatttcctttataACACACAAAGAATAGGAAAgagcagaaaaaggaaacaaatttttaCTAAAAGttgataattttacttttacattttaaaatacaaatgaaaaaatgctttttatttggTCCAGAGAGGCAAATAAGTAATTAAATTGAATGACATTGCAATCACTAATTAAGAGATAAAACAACCGATTGTTCAGCTAAGAGTTCTGGCACCTGTATCTTCAGAGATGTTTTAGAAGTCACCTGGCCAGACTTCAAAGATTACTATGAAATACCATTAAAAGTGGagctaggttaaaaaaaaaaaaaacacctcaagaATCACTTTGTATCTCATTAGAGTGTTATAACCACTCGTATCACTCCACACTTGGTCATGAAAGATGAAGACTTTAAACACTctattattttggttttgttttcctgtATCTGTCCTTATTTTGTCAGATTGTAATGCATGTAATATGATGTAATACaggtgaaatacaaaaaaaatcatgaattttttttttattttcctttggtacCAAACTCATACTAAGTGAAAACAATGAAATCATAATTGTGGAGGTATTTCTGGAGCTAATAGACAAGAATAGGTATGATGCTCTTAGTTTCTAAGTACCTAGAAGTGGATTCTGGCCCTGAAAAGATGTGATATGCCAACATTTGTAACTGTTTAGAGATACAAATAGACAAGACTATGGAAGCTATGTTGAGCAGGTGGGCTGACTATTCAAAACCTCTGCCTTCACTTTTGCAAACCCAAACGATCTGACCTCTCTCTGGTACTTCTTCTGTCTTCCAACTCAACCTTCTTTGGTCCTTCAGTTCCAGTTTTGTTGATGAGAGAATGCCTGTGTGGAGAAGACACTATCCACCTGAACTGTCTCAGACTATCACTTCTGTTGGTCAGAGTTTATTGCATAATCCCATCTACATGGAGGCTGTGAACTGTAGGAAAACACGTGGGTTCTAGTTatctactgctgcataacaaatagTATCCTAAATCTAAATGgcttaaattaatttatttaatcaaatcccaggattctgtgggtcagaaattgGGAAGGGCACAGCAGGAAAGGGTTGACTATGCTCAGTAATATCTGgatctgctctctctctctctctctctctctgtttctctctctctctctctctccagtttcTTAGTTGACTGTCATGTGCTTCTTTAACAGGGAAGCCCCGGGACAGACTTTTTCATGGGGGACAGCAAACCAAGACAAAAACTGTTAGTtgtctcaaagacaaaaaccaagaaCCAGCATTAACATAACTTCTATCATACTCTATTGGCCAAAGAAATTGCAGGCCAACTGAGCTTCTCAAACTTTCAATGGAAAGAGTGTCAAAAATTGTGTGGACATCCTTAATCTACCACAGTCTAACCACTAATAATTCATGCTGTTCCCATATGCAAGGTACACTTACTCCTCTTCCTAATAATCCTAAAATCTCATCCCTTTATAGCATCAGCTCAAAGTCTgggtttttaaaatccaaatcaTGACACAGTGCAAATGGGGCATATTTAGTATGATTCCTCAAGAATGGTTCCTTTTGACCTGAAGACCTTTGAACTTGAAGAAGTCAGGTTATCTTCCCATCACACACTCAGCACATAATGATAAGGTAGATATAAGATGACAGTAATAGAAAATCTTACTCCACAAGAGAAAAAATGGGAGGCACATAACAGTTACATAGCAATTGTGAAACCCATTTGGGGACATTTTTCTCACTCCGGCCTCTAGAGTCTAAGATGATGAAATTGAAACTGATGATACCAAtaaaattctctctcttcttcttcttctcctttttttttttaaacacgggtctcactctgtcacccagactggagtacagtggaatggtgcaatctcg includes these proteins:
- the LOC134761611 gene encoding LOW QUALITY PROTEIN: olfactory receptor 12D2-like (The sequence of the model RefSeq protein was modified relative to this genomic sequence to represent the inferred CDS: inserted 1 base in 1 codon); protein product: MLNTTSVTKFLLLGVTDIQQLQPFLFMVFLTIYFINVAGNGAILMIVISDPRLHSPMYFFLGNLSYLDICYSTVTLPKMLQNFLSTHKAXFLGCISQLHFFHFLGSTEAMLLAVMAFDCFVAICKPLRYIVIMNPQLCTQTAITIWIIGFFHALLHSVMTSRLNFCGSKRIHHFFCDIKPLLKLACGNTELNQRLLSTVTGTIAMGPFFLTLLSYFYIITCLFFKTRSCSMLRKALSTCASHFMVVILFYAPVLFTYIHPALGSFMDQDRIVAIMYTVVTPVLNPLIYTLRNKEVKGALGRVIRRL